Sequence from the Leptospira dzoumogneensis genome:
TTGTGATGCATTAACCTATGAGCCCAATAGAACCAAGTCTCATGCCAGACAGTGATCAAAATATAACTTAAGATCGCGTAAGCCCAGCCTCTTTCGGAGATATCGAAGTAAAGCGCTCTAGGAAGGTATCCTAATTTTTGAAGGCTGAAAGAAACGACTGCAACCAAGCTGAACATTACCATCGTAACAGCGGATTGTTTGATCTCGAATACTACCTTCTCCCATTTTGGAAAATTTTTCTGGATCCTATACTTTTCAAAGTAACCCTTTTTCCAAACCCAGAATATAAAGAATGCAAGTCCTGCTAAAGGATAGTATCTAATGAAGTTCATAGAAAGTTGGAATAGTCCGAAATTCCGAACGCATTCCCAACCGAAATCACAAGCGTTGATTGCCATTTTTCCTCCGATTTCTGTATTCAGTTTACGGCGGAATGAATAAGAAATCGTCCTCCCCGATCGGAGCGGAATAAAATATACGTCCAGACCGATCGAAACGGACTATTTGGACTTATTTTTGCGGATCTTGTTTCTGTATTCGGAGGGTGTAAATCCGGTCTCCTTTCGGAAAACCTCGTTAAAAGCGGATTTGGAGCCAAATCCTGAGGAGTAGGCTATGGACAATAAAACTTCGGCAGGATCTGATTCTATTTTCTTTTTGGCTTCTTTTACCCTGTATTCGTTCAGTAATTGAAAGAAATTTTTTCCAATTTCATTGTTCAGATATTCAGAAAGTTGGTGCGTACTGATCTCTAATTTGCCCGCCAAAAATCCAAGGGTCAGATCTTCCTTTAAGAATACCTTCTCCTTTTGAAATAGGTCCTCTAAGTTTTGTTTGATACCTTCTAGGTCGAGGCCGCCGAGTTGGGAGGCTCTGTATTTTTTCTCTTCCTCTACCACTCTTTGTACTTCTAAAAAAAATTCAGGGAATCCTTGGCGTAGAATGTACAAAGAACATAAAAATATCCCAACTAAAGAACCGACTCCTTCTAAACCTCTGATAGATCCTAAAATTACGGAAATGGATCCGTATAATAAAATGATCAAAATACAGACGCTTACTCCTAAGATAGTAAGCATTCTTGCGTCCTTGTATATTACTGAAAGTCTGAAACCCCAAAACAAACGAAAGAATGTGGAAAGTAAAAATGCGAACATGACTCCCATTGTACTTAAGACTGGGATTTTTAAAAATAATGGAAGGCCTGTTTCTTGTAGGCTTTTGAGTAATTCGATCTTTTCAGGACCTCCTGAAAAATAAAAAGGAGACATCCATAAAAATATCACAATAGCAGGGATCATCTTCAGATAAAATATTTTTTTGGATTCAGGAGTATTTCCCATGGCAAGGAGAAGATAACGTTCTATAAAAGGCCCCATGAGTCCCGAAACAGGAAGATGTGTTAGATACAGACCCGGAAAGTAGACGATCATCTTGCAAGTGAGTAAGAATGCGTGAGATAGAAAGATACCAACTAAGAAAAAAATAATGGCGAGTAAGTTTTGTTTTTCTCCTCTGGGAGAAGAAAAAACTTCTCCCAAAGAAAATAGAAATGCGAGTCCGATCGAAAAGACTAAGAATAAGGAAGTATAAGATTGGATTCCGAACTCATTCATACCGTAATTTCCGAGATGCCAACCTTCTCCGCGACCTTTACTAAAGATAGGTCCGCAGAATATAATTTTGCACTTCCTAATACGCAACTTGCAAGCAAATGTGCGTCTATCCAGCCGATTCCGAGTCCCGCCAATGAATTTCTTTCCGAAAATATCATGGCCTCTTTATGGTTTGCGATCGGAACTTCTTTCAATTGAGCATATTCAGTTAGGAAAGAATTCTTATTCTTAAAATTTCCCAAACTGAGTTCTCCCTCTACCATGGGATGACGTCTGACTAAGCCCAGGCGCAGAAGTTCTACCAGTTTGGGATCCGACTTACGTATATGATTGATCCAAACGGAAGTGTCTACGAGCACCGCCGTCATTTAGGAGATTTTTTGCGGGTAGGGCCTTCTGCTTTTGGATCGGTTCCGCCTAAGAGAGCCATTCTTTCTGCGGATTTTTCTCGAATCAATGCACGCAATCCTTCTTGAACGAGACGTGTCTTTTCAAGGATCCCGGTATAGTCTTGGGCGGTGGAGATCAGCTCGTCTGGAATGTATAGGGTGGTTTTGACAGCTAACATATATGGTAATATATGGCGAAAGAGGCCATATGTCAAGAGGATGGGGGCGGAAAATTGATTATTGGGAGGAAATGTTGTTCCGCATTGAGACTGGCAGGGAAAATTTAGAAAGTACGTTACCTTCTCCCTAAATGAATCGTATACTTATGTCGCATATCGTGAGTCTTCGCTAACAGCGGGGAGCAAAAATCCTCCTTCCTTGCATAAATAATGCCATCTGGCTGGGAATCTTGGCTAAAACCTTGACCAGGGACCCTGGGTAAAAATACTGTGTATTTCTAGCTCCTCTTCCGGGAGCGGGTAAAGAGACATGCCCTCTTAGCTCAGCGGTAGAGCACTTCCATGGTAAGGAAGGGGTCACCAGTTCAAGCCTGGTAGAGGGCTAAGTTCGAATAGGTCTGTAGTTTAATGGTAGAACAAGGATCTCCAAAGTCCTTGGTGGGAGTTCGATTCTCTCCAGACCTGGAGTTTTTCCGCAGGTTCTTTGAGATTTAGGAAGGATTTATAGTGAAGTTTGGCGCATTTATACAAGAATGTAGAGAAGAACTAAAAAAAGTTCAGTGGCCGAATAGACAAGAGGTGATGCAGTCCACCATCGTAGTTCTAGTCACAGTGTTATTTTTCTCTGCTTTCCTATTCTTTTCGGATACTGCGTTTGTGAAGCTTCTTACCGGATTCTGGAATCTGTAAGAACTTAGGATTAGTGTGATTATGATGGCTGATTTGAAATGGTATGCGTTACAGACTTATTCCGGTCACGAGAATAAGGTCCAGAAAAATCTGGAAAAGCTGATCCAACAGCGCAAGCTGGAGGAAAAGATTTCTCAAGTGCGTATTCCTACCATGGAAGTCGCCGAGATGAAGAACGGCAAAAAGAAGGTCACTAAGAAGAAACTTATGCCGGGCTATGTTCTTGTTGAGATGGATATGGACGAGGACCTTCGATTCATGATCCAAAGTCTTCCTTCTGTTTCCACTTTTGTGGGATCAAAAGATGGAGGACCTGAACCTCTTTCCGTTGACGAAGTGAAAAATCTTTTCGCGGAAACCGGAGAGTTCCAATCAGAGGAGCCAGTTACTCCTCGATTATTGTTTAAAGTGGGAGACAGCCTGAAGATTATCGACGGCCCTTTCGCGAATTTTACCGGAGTCGTAGACGAGATCTTCCCGGACAAAGGAAGACTCAGAGTGAAGGTGGAGATTTTCGGACGCTCTACCCCTGTGGAATTAGATTATCTACAGGTCAAAACCGAACCCTGACCGGTGGGAGAACCGGGAGAAACAAATAAGGTGTTTCGCCAATGGCAGCAAAAAAAGTAGTAAAGCAGATTAAGCTCCAGGTTGAAGCCGGTAAGGCCAACCCTGCTCCTCCAGTCGGACCGGCTCTCGGTCAGGCAGGATTGAACATCATGGAGTTCTGCAAGCAGTTCAACGAAAGAAGTAAGTCCCAAATCGGGTACAAACTTCCTGTTGTAATTACAGTATTCTCCGACAGGAGTTTTACATTCATTACCAAGTCTCCTCCGGCAGCTCTTCTTGTTAAGAAAGCGATCGGATTAGAGTCTGGTTCCGCAACTCCTCATACCACTAAGGTAGGGAAGATTTCTCGTAAGCAATTAGAAGAAATTGCTAAAACCAAAATGGAAGACTTAAACGCGAATGATCTGGACGCAGCTGTTCAAATTATCGCCGGAACTTGTCGTTCTATGGGCGTTACGGTAGAGGGTTAATTCATGAAACGCGGAAAAAAATATCGCGCGGCTAAAGAGAAAGTCGACGCAACTAAAGTTTATCCGATCGATAAAGCTGTAGAATTGGCTCAGGCTACTTCTTATTCTAAATTCGATGGAACAATAGAAATCTCTACGAAAGTAAATTATAAATCTCTCCAAAACGTGAGGGGAACTATTTCTCTTCCTCACGGAACCGGTAAACTGGTTCGGGTCCTTGTTTTCTGTAAGGGAGACAAACAAAACGACGCGAAAAACGCAGGTGCGGAATTCGTGGGCGATATGGACCTGATCGAGAAAGTTGCCGGCGGTTGGACCGACTTCGACGCTTGCGTTGCTACTCCCGATATGATGAAGGAAGTAGGTAAGCTGGGACCGATCTTAGGACGTAAAGGTTTAATGCCTAAGCCTAAGGCTGGAACAGTTACTAACGATGTAGCTAAAGCAGTCGGCGAACTGAAATCAGGACGTATCGAATATCGTCCGGACAAAGGCGGAGTCGTTCACCTAGGTGTTGGTAAAGTCAGTTTTGATCATACCAAACTAGTAGAGAACATTCGTACAGTAGTTCAAACTCTTCTCCGGGATAAACCTTCGGATGCAAAGGGTGATTATCTGAAAACTTTCTCCGTTTCCCCGACTATGGGTGCAGGCGTGAAAGTAGACGTTAAGGAACTGGTCAACACATCCATTTAAGGATGTAGTAGACGGGAGTAGGAACAATGCCCAGCCAGGAAAAAATTGAAGCAGTTGCCGAGTTAAAAGGCAGATTAGAAAAACGTAGCGACTTTATCCTAGCCAGCTACAGCGGACTTACAGTAGAAGAGATCACAAATCTTCGCGCGAAACTTCGTAAAGAAGGATCCGAGATGAAAGTGATTAAGAACAATCTCTTCCTACTCGCATTAAAAGAATCCGAGAAGCATAAGGATAAGAACATCGCCTTTGGATCCGAATACCAAGGACCTCTAGCGGCGATTTTCTCCGATGCGAATCTTCCGAACGCAGCGAAGATCCTAAAAGAATACGCTAAGACGAATAAAAATCTTATTCTGAAAGCGGGTTACTTAGACGGATCCGTTCTGAACGCGGATGATGTGGAAGCAATCGCAGGTCTTCCGTCAAGAGAGCAACTCTTGGCTCAGATCGCAGGCGGTATCAACGGTCCGGCAAGAAGCATCGCTTCCGGTCTGAACCAAATTATCGCAGGACTTGCAAGAGCTATCCAAGCTGTCGCAGAGAAGAACAATCAGTAAGAACCAATTTTAGTAAGTAAGTAGTTTAAAGGACCAAACGGAATCAAAGGAGCACCAAATGTCTACCACTGAAGCGTTATTAGAGCAACTCGGCAAACTTACCCTTGTGGAAGCAGCCGATCTAGTTAAAAAAATGGAGGAGAAGTTCGGAATTTCCGCAGCGGCTCCAGTAGCAGTAGCAGCTGCAGCACCAGCAGGTGGCGGAGCAGCGGCAGGAGCAGATGAGCCTGCTTCTTTCAACGTTGTATTAAAAGGTTTCGGCGATAAAAAAATCGAAGTTATCAAGGTTGTTCGCGAGATCACTGGTCTTGGCTTGAAAGAAGCAAAAGATCTAGTAGAAGCTGGCGGAAAGTCTGTTAAAGACGGCGTTGCGAAAGCAGAAGCTGACGACATTAAAAAGAAATTAGAAGCTGTCGGAGCTCAAATCGAACTTAAGGCTGTCTAATCAGGGAGCCGAGGCTTTGTCTCCTCGATATCTGATTACAATCCTTTCACTCAGGCAAGGAGGCCAGCGTACTTCCTTGCCTTATTGCATTTTTTCGCGCAGTTATAATTTTCCATCATCCCAGGGAGCACACGAATGTACGGTCAAGTAGAAAGAAAACGGGTAAACTTCGGTAAGATCACCAATTTGGATTACCTTCCTAACTTGATTCAGATTCAGAAGAAGTCTTTCGATTGGTTTCTTCAATCAGAAGTTAAGGATCCCACTAAAAGAAAAAATCAGGGATTAGAAGCGGTTTTTAGAGAAACCTTCCCTATTGAAAGTCCGAACAACGACATGGTGATGGAATACAGTCACTATGTTCTAGGAGACGCTAAAAAATCTCCTCAAGAATGTAAGGACACAGATGCTACTTTTGCTCTTCCTTTAAAAGCGGTTATTCGACTCATCATCAAGGAAACCGGAGAGATCCGCGAGCAGGTCGTCTATATGGGCGATCTTCCTGTAATGACTGAGCAGGGAACTTTTATCATCAATGGAGCCGAGCGTGTTGTAGTTTCTCAGCTTCACCGTTCCCCAGGTATCTTCTTCTCTTATGATGAAGAAAGAGATACTTACTCCGCCAGAGTGATCCCTTATCGCGGATCCTGGTTGGAATTCGAAATGGACAATAAGGGAATTTTGGTCGCTAAAATTGACCGTAAGAAAAAATTCCCTGCGACTCTTCTTGTTAAGTCTTTAGGACACGGAACAAACGAAGAGATCTTGCGTCTTTTTTACAAATCCTCCAAAGCAAAAATCGGAGGAGCTTCTACTAAGGAACTCAAACGTCTGATCGGACGTAGAGTGATCGCTGATGTGATCAATATGGAAACCGGAGAGGTAATGCTCGATGCCGGTTCCAAGATCAACGAAGATAATATCTCCATCTTAAAAGAGATGAAGGTGAAGGAAGTTGAATTAGTAGAATATCCTAAAGACAAGGATAATCCTGTTTTAGTGAACTGCTTGGAAAAAGACGGAGTCAACGATTACGAAGACGCAGTTCTGAAATTCCACGGGATCATGAGACAGGGTGAACCTTCTACGATCGAGAACGCAGAAGCAGAATTGAATCGTCTATTCTTCTCTCCTAAATCTTTCGATTTGGGTGATGTAGGTCGTTACAAGATCAATAGCAAATTCGAATTCAATAATCCTAAAGAATTCACAAGTGCAACAGAAAGAGTTCTGCGTCCTGCGGATATCATTGAGACAGTACGTTACCTTCTCAACCTGATCTCTGAAACAGAGAATTACTATCCGGATGATATTGACCACTTAGGAAACCGTCGTATTCGTTCTGTTGGTGAGTTGATCGCTAACCAATTGAAAGTCGGTTTCACTCGTGTTGAAAGAGTGATCAAAGAAAGAATGACTGTCCAAGAAGTTGGAACTCAAACACCACAACTTCTGATCTCAATCAAACCAATCACTGCAGTTATCAACGAGTTCTTCGGATCCAGCCAATTGTCCCAGTTTATGGATCAGACAAACCCTCTGGCAGAACTCACTCACAAACGTCGTTTGAACGCTTTAGGACCTGGAGGTCTTTCCAGAGATAGAGCAGGATTCGAGGTGCGTGACGTTCACTATAGCCACTATGGCCGTATGTGTCCGATTGAAACTCCTGAAGGTCCAAACATCGGACTCATTCTCTCCATGTCTTCCTATGCGAGAGTGAACGATTATGGATTTTTGGAAACTCCTTACAGAGTAGTAAAAAACAGCAAAGTATCCAATAATATAGAATACTTAACCGCAGATAAGGAAGAATATCATTCTATCGCGGTATCTTCTTCTCCTGTAGATGAAAAGGGAGAGTTTAAAAATAAACTGATCTCTACTCGTCACAGATCGGATTACCCTTTCCGCAACCCGAACGAGATCCAATACATGGACTTAGCTCCAATGCAGGTGGTATCCGTTTCTACTGCGCTGATCCCATTCTTAGAGCATGATGACGCGAACCGCGCACTCATGGGTTCTAACATGCAACGTCAGGCGGTTCCTCTTCTTAGACAAGAAGCTCCGTTCGTTGGAACGGGAATGGAAACTCGTGCAGCTTACGATTCTCGTATTTGTATCATCTCCAGACATGAAGGTGTGGTTACATACGTAGATGCGGAGAAGGTGGTAATCGAGCGTAAAGGCGGAAAAGAATCCGACACTTACGATCTTACTAAATTCAAAAAAACCAACCAAGGTACTTGTTTCAACCAAACCCCGGTAGTGGGAGTGGTTCACTCAGAGATCGACGGTAAAGTTACTAAAGTCAGCAAAGAGAAAATCGAGGTGACTGCGGATAACGGAAACGTTCGCGAGTATAATCTGATCTCCGGTAATAAACAATACCAACCGATCGTTTCTAACGGCGAAGAAGTTCGCAGAGGAACTACTATCGCAGGACAAATCGTTTCCGGCGAAAGAATGGATGAGAATGGTAACATTCTACAAAAGGGGACTGTTCTTGCGGACGGTCCTGCGGTAGACAATGGAACCCTCGCACTTGGACGTAACGTTCTTGTGGCATTCATGCCTTGGGAAGGTTACAACTTCGAGGATGCGATCCTAATCTCCGAGAAAGTTGTAAAAGACGATATTTTCTCTTCTATCCACATCGAAGAGTTCGAGATCCAAGCGAGAGAAACCAAACTTGGACAAGAACAAATCACAAGAGATATTCCGAATCTTTCGGACAAGGCTTTCCGTGATCTAGATGAAACCGGTGTGATCCGTGTCGGTGCGGAAGTAAAACCGGGAGATATCCTGGTAGGTATGGTGACTCCTAAGGGAGAAACAGATCTAACTCCTGAATACAAACTTCTTCACTCCATCTTCGGTGAGAAGGCGAAAGAAGTAAGAGATTCTTCTCTTCGTATGCCGAACGGTTTCGAAGGAACTGTAATCGATATCAAACGTTTCTCACGCGAGAAGGGAGATGAACTTCCTGCCGGTGTAGAAGAAATGGTGAAAGTTTTCGTAGCTCGTAAACGTAAACTTCTGGTCGGAGATAAAATGGCAGGACGCCACGGTAACAAGGGTGTCGTTGCACGTATCATGGCGGAAGAAGACATGCCTTACATGGAAGACGGTACTCCAATGGATATCGTTCTGAACCCGTTAGGTGTTCCTTCTCGTATGAACCTCGGACAGATTTTCGAAACCCAACTAGGACTTGCTGCAAGCAAACTAGGGATCAATTTCGAAACTCCGGTTTTCGACGGAGCTACTGAAGCGGATGTAGAGAAGTATTGCAAAGAAGCAAATCTTCCTCTCAGCTCTAAATTCAAATTATACGACGGACGTACCGGATTACCTTTCATGAACGAGGTATTCTGCGGTTACATCTACATGTTGAAACTCGCTCACTTGGTGGACGATAAGATCCACGCTCGTTCTACCGGACCTTACTCTTTGGTTACTCAACAACCACTCGGAGGAAAGGCTCAGTTCGGTGGTCAGCGTTTGGGAGAGATGGAGGTCTGGGCTCTCGAAGCTTACGGCGCTTCTCATACTCTTCAGGAACTTCTTACCATCAAGTCGGACGATATGCTCGGAAGAGCAAGAATCTACGAAGCTATCGTTAAAGGGATCCATTCCATTAAACCTGGAATTCCGGAATCCTTCAACGTATTGGTGCAGGAACTCAGGGGACTTGCATTGGATATCGTCATCACCGACTCGGAAGGTAACAGCGTTGATATCTCCGACTACGAAGACGAATATTCCAAGAGCAAGAAGAAGATTAAGTTCGAAACGATCGAGAACGCCTAAGGGAAGTAAGGTAGCATGAGATCCAATAACGATTTTGAATCAATAACAATCAGATTAGCGTCTCCGGAAAGGATCAAGGAATGGTCTTACGGAGAAGTCAAAAAGCCTGAGACAATCAACTACCGTACTTTAAAGCCGGAGAGAGACGGTCTTTTCTGCGAGAAAATTTTCGGAACTACTAAGGACTGGGAATGTTACTGCGGAAAATTCAAGTCCATCCGTTACAAGGGTGTGGTTTGCGATAAGTGCGGTGTTGAGGTAACTCACTCCAAAGTTCGTCGCGAGCGTATGGGTCATATTGAACTTGCGGCTCCGGTTTCTCATATCTGGTACTATCGTTCCGTTCCTTCCAGAATGGGACTTCTCTTGGACATGACCATCAATCAGCTCAAGAGTGTTCTTTATTTCGAAAAATATGTGATCATCGATCCGGCTGATACCGGAAGAAATCGCGGTGAGTTGATCGACGAAGAAGAATATCACGCATACCTAGACGAATACGGCGATAAGTTTGTTGCCGGTATCGGTGCAGATGCGATCAAAGAACTTCTTTCTCGTATCGATGTGGATGCGGAAGCTCGTATCATCCGTCAAAAGATCCAAGAAAAAGAAAAGATCTCCGACAAAAGGATCCTGAAACGTTTGGAAGTTCTCGAAGCTTTCCGCGATTCAGGAAACCGTCCTGAATGGATGGTCCTTGATGTGGTTCCGGTCATTCCACCTGAACTTCGTCCAATGGTTCAGTTAGAAGGTGGACGTTTTGCTACTTCTGACTTGAACGATCTATATCGTAGAGTTATCAACAGAAACAATCGTCTTAAACGTCTTCTTGCGTTAAAAGCTCCTGAGATCATCGTTCGTAACGAAAAACGTATGCTCCAAGAAGCGGTTGACGCGTTATTCGATAATAGCCGCCGCAAACGTACCGTAAAAGGTAAAGGTAACAGACCTCTAAAATCCATTTCAGACATGCTGAAAGGAAAACAAGGTCGTTTCCGCCAAAACCTACTCGGTAAACGTGTGGATTATTCCGGCCGTTCGGTGATCGTAGTCGGTCCTGAACTGAAATACCACGAGATGGGCCTTCCTAAGAAGATGGCTCTCGAGCTATTTAAACCTTTTATCATGAAACGTTTGGTGGACTTGGACTTAGCTCCTAACATCAAATCTGCTAAGAAAAAAGTAGAAGCAGAAGAAAAAGAAGTTTTCGACGTTCTGGAAACAGTAGTGAAAGAGCACCCGGTTATGTTAAACCGTGCTCCTACTCTTCACCGTTTAGGGATCCAAGCATTCCTTCCGGTCCTTGTAGAAGGAAAAGCGATCAAACTTCACCCGTTAGTATGTCACGCGTTCAACGCCGACTTCGACGGGGACCAGATGGCGATCCACGTTCCGCTGACTCCAAAGGCTCAGTTGGAAGTATGGATGCTTATGCTTTCTCCTCACAATATCTTGAACCCTGCGAACGGTCACCCGATCTGCGGACCTACTCAGGAT
This genomic interval carries:
- the rpoB gene encoding DNA-directed RNA polymerase subunit beta — its product is MYGQVERKRVNFGKITNLDYLPNLIQIQKKSFDWFLQSEVKDPTKRKNQGLEAVFRETFPIESPNNDMVMEYSHYVLGDAKKSPQECKDTDATFALPLKAVIRLIIKETGEIREQVVYMGDLPVMTEQGTFIINGAERVVVSQLHRSPGIFFSYDEERDTYSARVIPYRGSWLEFEMDNKGILVAKIDRKKKFPATLLVKSLGHGTNEEILRLFYKSSKAKIGGASTKELKRLIGRRVIADVINMETGEVMLDAGSKINEDNISILKEMKVKEVELVEYPKDKDNPVLVNCLEKDGVNDYEDAVLKFHGIMRQGEPSTIENAEAELNRLFFSPKSFDLGDVGRYKINSKFEFNNPKEFTSATERVLRPADIIETVRYLLNLISETENYYPDDIDHLGNRRIRSVGELIANQLKVGFTRVERVIKERMTVQEVGTQTPQLLISIKPITAVINEFFGSSQLSQFMDQTNPLAELTHKRRLNALGPGGLSRDRAGFEVRDVHYSHYGRMCPIETPEGPNIGLILSMSSYARVNDYGFLETPYRVVKNSKVSNNIEYLTADKEEYHSIAVSSSPVDEKGEFKNKLISTRHRSDYPFRNPNEIQYMDLAPMQVVSVSTALIPFLEHDDANRALMGSNMQRQAVPLLRQEAPFVGTGMETRAAYDSRICIISRHEGVVTYVDAEKVVIERKGGKESDTYDLTKFKKTNQGTCFNQTPVVGVVHSEIDGKVTKVSKEKIEVTADNGNVREYNLISGNKQYQPIVSNGEEVRRGTTIAGQIVSGERMDENGNILQKGTVLADGPAVDNGTLALGRNVLVAFMPWEGYNFEDAILISEKVVKDDIFSSIHIEEFEIQARETKLGQEQITRDIPNLSDKAFRDLDETGVIRVGAEVKPGDILVGMVTPKGETDLTPEYKLLHSIFGEKAKEVRDSSLRMPNGFEGTVIDIKRFSREKGDELPAGVEEMVKVFVARKRKLLVGDKMAGRHGNKGVVARIMAEEDMPYMEDGTPMDIVLNPLGVPSRMNLGQIFETQLGLAASKLGINFETPVFDGATEADVEKYCKEANLPLSSKFKLYDGRTGLPFMNEVFCGYIYMLKLAHLVDDKIHARSTGPYSLVTQQPLGGKAQFGGQRLGEMEVWALEAYGASHTLQELLTIKSDDMLGRARIYEAIVKGIHSIKPGIPESFNVLVQELRGLALDIVITDSEGNSVDISDYEDEYSKSKKKIKFETIENA
- a CDS encoding helix-turn-helix domain-containing protein, with protein sequence MNEFGIQSYTSLFLVFSIGLAFLFSLGEVFSSPRGEKQNLLAIIFFLVGIFLSHAFLLTCKMIVYFPGLYLTHLPVSGLMGPFIERYLLLAMGNTPESKKIFYLKMIPAIVIFLWMSPFYFSGGPEKIELLKSLQETGLPLFLKIPVLSTMGVMFAFLLSTFFRLFWGFRLSVIYKDARMLTILGVSVCILIILLYGSISVILGSIRGLEGVGSLVGIFLCSLYILRQGFPEFFLEVQRVVEEEKKYRASQLGGLDLEGIKQNLEDLFQKEKVFLKEDLTLGFLAGKLEISTHQLSEYLNNEIGKNFFQLLNEYRVKEAKKKIESDPAEVLLSIAYSSGFGSKSAFNEVFRKETGFTPSEYRNKIRKNKSK
- the rplK gene encoding 50S ribosomal protein L11 encodes the protein MAAKKVVKQIKLQVEAGKANPAPPVGPALGQAGLNIMEFCKQFNERSKSQIGYKLPVVITVFSDRSFTFITKSPPAALLVKKAIGLESGSATPHTTKVGKISRKQLEEIAKTKMEDLNANDLDAAVQIIAGTCRSMGVTVEG
- a CDS encoding type II toxin-antitoxin system VapC family toxin, encoding MTAVLVDTSVWINHIRKSDPKLVELLRLGLVRRHPMVEGELSLGNFKNKNSFLTEYAQLKEVPIANHKEAMIFSERNSLAGLGIGWIDAHLLASCVLGSAKLYSADLSLVKVAEKVGISEITV
- the secE gene encoding preprotein translocase subunit SecE; amino-acid sequence: MKFGAFIQECREELKKVQWPNRQEVMQSTIVVLVTVLFFSAFLFFSDTAFVKLLTGFWNL
- the nusG gene encoding transcription termination/antitermination protein NusG, encoding MADLKWYALQTYSGHENKVQKNLEKLIQQRKLEEKISQVRIPTMEVAEMKNGKKKVTKKKLMPGYVLVEMDMDEDLRFMIQSLPSVSTFVGSKDGGPEPLSVDEVKNLFAETGEFQSEEPVTPRLLFKVGDSLKIIDGPFANFTGVVDEIFPDKGRLRVKVEIFGRSTPVELDYLQVKTEP
- the rplA gene encoding 50S ribosomal protein L1 gives rise to the protein MKRGKKYRAAKEKVDATKVYPIDKAVELAQATSYSKFDGTIEISTKVNYKSLQNVRGTISLPHGTGKLVRVLVFCKGDKQNDAKNAGAEFVGDMDLIEKVAGGWTDFDACVATPDMMKEVGKLGPILGRKGLMPKPKAGTVTNDVAKAVGELKSGRIEYRPDKGGVVHLGVGKVSFDHTKLVENIRTVVQTLLRDKPSDAKGDYLKTFSVSPTMGAGVKVDVKELVNTSI
- a CDS encoding type II toxin-antitoxin system VapB family antitoxin; its protein translation is MLAVKTTLYIPDELISTAQDYTGILEKTRLVQEGLRALIREKSAERMALLGGTDPKAEGPTRKKSPK
- the rplL gene encoding 50S ribosomal protein L7/L12, whose translation is MSTTEALLEQLGKLTLVEAADLVKKMEEKFGISAAAPVAVAAAAPAGGGAAAGADEPASFNVVLKGFGDKKIEVIKVVREITGLGLKEAKDLVEAGGKSVKDGVAKAEADDIKKKLEAVGAQIELKAV
- the rplJ gene encoding 50S ribosomal protein L10 encodes the protein MPSQEKIEAVAELKGRLEKRSDFILASYSGLTVEEITNLRAKLRKEGSEMKVIKNNLFLLALKESEKHKDKNIAFGSEYQGPLAAIFSDANLPNAAKILKEYAKTNKNLILKAGYLDGSVLNADDVEAIAGLPSREQLLAQIAGGINGPARSIASGLNQIIAGLARAIQAVAEKNNQ